A region of the Hylaeus volcanicus isolate JK05 chromosome 5, UHH_iyHylVolc1.0_haploid, whole genome shotgun sequence genome:
TTCCTATATTAACAGACCCCGGTTCATCTATTCGCTAATCAACGTTTCACGAAAGTTTCACGAAAgtttctctttgaaaaatcATAGGCTTTCCAGATTTACGGAATTAACTTAATATTACGTCTTGGTACACTTCGAATGGAATGTATCTTGGCGATCGATTAGGATACGTAAAGCGAAGATTTAGAACCGATACAATCATGTGATACAAGAATGGTATAGATGAACCGTGAACGTAGTACAGCGCACAAAATTGATACTTACATCTGATCGTTTTGTTCGTTACCACTTTCTTCGGCGACCAGCATCTCGTACTCCTCGGCTGCGAATCGGTCCCAATCAGACAGCTATcgcaaatgaaaaagaatcgttAGGTAAACAACTGCGAATATCTGTCGAGTATCAGGTCAAGCGGAAGGTTCTTGCGGGATCTGGTCTCCGCGGCGTGAGAACATTAAAACACGGAGGTTCTCAAGTGAAAAGAAACAAGTACACTTTCACTCTTAGAGATTTGTGTTCTTTGTTCAATGATCTCGGTTATAAAAGTGTTTGTGGTCTTACTTCGTGGCCATCGGGATCGTGCTCTCTGGCTGACGCGAACGGATCTCTCTGCTCATGATCCAGATACTTCTCTAGGTTAAAGAAGGTGTCGAAGAAGATCGAAGTCATCTTGCATTTCTTCAGATCGCTCAGAGATATCTTTCCTGGCGTAGATGGCTTGATCATGTCCAACATCTGCGTAATATAAACCAATGTAAAGTACAGACcgatatagaaataaattaatgcaattGCGAAGActgaattgtaaatattcatatctTTCAGAGTGAACTTTACAATTACCTGACAAAGGCAGTCCTCGAAAGGCAACGTTTCCAGTCCAATCGCTTCCATGCGATGCAATTGTTCCTCGTAAAAGTATTCCAGTTCGTACATGGATAGGTAACCGTCCCCGTCGAGGTCCATGCACCTATCGATtatttggaaatgaaatttctgttaaaaatatcttcatgAATGATGGATAGAATCGTTTATTGTACCTGAACCAGTATTCTATCGCGGTCGGATGGTTTTTGTCCTCTTCGCTCAACAAGAACCACACAAACTCCGTGTAGCTCATCTTGTCCTGGGGTTGTTGAACGCCGTTGCCACTTTTCATGCCGCCCCTTGTCACGGCGCCGCTGAATATTCTTGCGATCATACGCTTCGACAAGGCTAAAACGCggtgaataattaataaattaatgaatatgattATTACACTTTCGAACGAATCAGGTTTCAAGAAATAGCTGAAATCTGTCCTCACCGTGATCGTTGTGCTTCGTGAGGTCCGTCTTATCGATGAAGAGATCGTGATCCCGATCGAGCTCCCAGAATTTGCAGTATATCACGTAGAAGTGTTCGTAGCTAAAGTACGCGGTAACCTGATTGATGTCTTCCTCGTGCTCGAGGATCGCGATCACCGACAACAAGTTGCTTCTTCTCAGTTCGGCCACGGAGATCCTTCCGCTCCAGCTTCTGTTCACGCAGTAAAATATCCTGGCGATCACCTAGAGATCAAGGCGCATCGTAAAATAACGCGATACGTTGCGTTTAACAAACTTTGAAGCGACTCGTAATTCATCAATATTTTCCTCTGTTCATATAACAGCTTCCAACACGCTTGGGACATTACAACGGTTGGTAAGTTTGCGTAGGCACCGACGATCGAAACGAGACAAATTGACGAGCAAATACGGAAGCTGATTACTTAGTGGAAGAATAAACATTCCGGAGGAATTCGATTTCGTGTCTCGCAGACGAACGCCGCGTCCACTAGTTAAAAATCGTTCCCGACGATCGAG
Encoded here:
- the LOC128876173 gene encoding serine/threonine-protein phosphatase 2A regulatory subunit B'' subunit beta-like isoform X3, which encodes MHLLRCFTTYAKDKTQQKNLPPHTTLQRHVKANRNVHIPRFYFPGGKPLPLSQLEATIARITAAFQALPDHLASRAEFHAITKACDLPLYWKVPLFLAAGGDQIGYVEMNAFLDFWREISNTYHDAASKFIRITTRGLRNNILPEDLIPLVQDVVETHPGLTFLKEATEFHSRYVHTVIARIFYCVNRSWSGRISVAELRRSNLLSVIAILEHEEDINQVTAYFSYEHFYVIYCKFWELDRDHDLFIDKTDLTKHNDHALSKRMIARIFSGAVTRGGMKSGNGVQQPQDKMSYTEFVWFLLSEEDKNHPTAIEYWFRCMDLDGDGYLSMYELEYFYEEQLHRMEAIGLETLPFEDCLCQMLDMIKPSTPGKISLSDLKKCKMTSIFFDTFFNLEKYLDHEQRDPFASAREHDPDGHELSDWDRFAAEEYEMLVAEESGNEQNDQMSYDSIPEDIFSQNLDILDGESVDMLESADIQSQGYPDGLSTVNSAESIRQQSKNQYYDSGDSDDYAESDN
- the LOC128876173 gene encoding serine/threonine-protein phosphatase 2A regulatory subunit B'' subunit beta-like isoform X2 — protein: MSILNKLTASLTNVVRPYESEDTVYNLQNYYGEVLLSDYIWKSCYHRKRFGLYEKFTVNNGYVNYYHTYNDRGDAIHYQKYFSYLEFIVCQTYAKDKTQQKNLPPHTTLQRHVKANRNVHIPRFYFPGGKPLPLSQLEATIARITAAFQALPDHLASRAEFHAITKACDLPLYWKVPLFLAAGGDQIGYVEMNAFLDFWREISNTYHDAASKFIRITTRGLRNNILPEDLIPLVQDVVETHPGLTFLKEATEFHSRYVHTVIARIFYCVNRSWSGRISVAELRRSNLLSVIAILEHEEDINQVTAYFSYEHFYVIYCKFWELDRDHDLFIDKTDLTKHNDHALSKRMIARIFSGAVTRGGMKSGNGVQQPQDKMSYTEFVWFLLSEEDKNHPTAIEYWFRCMDLDGDGYLSMYELEYFYEEQLHRMEAIGLETLPFEDCLCQMLDMIKPSTPGKISLSDLKKCKMTSIFFDTFFNLEKYLDHEQRDPFASAREHDPDGHELSDWDRFAAEEYEMLVAEESGNEQNDQMLCDDEM